One Vairimorpha necatrix chromosome 7, complete sequence DNA segment encodes these proteins:
- a CDS encoding ribosome biogenesis protein NIP7, with translation MKELTLDEKTKLYAKLKFFIGDNINFLLKDKSFFLHHKRVLLVPNNLIKYMSSIPKDNIVYAGTVIGKFTKSEKFRICVSGIRVLSQYAINKVWIKNSAEMNFLYGNNALKSHIYRLSENIPINSGVFVYNQADVCLGYGICAVKPEKYPEAKGYQLTVIRQGDNGEYLRSEKDIA, from the coding sequence ATGAAAGAATTAACTTTAGacgaaaaaacaaaattatacgccaaactaaaattttttattggcGACAATATAAACTTCCTTCTCAaagataaatctttttttctacATCATAAAAGAGTGCTTCTTGTTCCTAATAATCTTATCAAATACATGTCGTCAATCCCCAAAGACAATATTGTCTACGCTGGCACAGTCATAGggaaatttacaaaaagcgaaaaatttagaatcTGCGTGTCGGGCATACGAGTACTTTCACAATACGCAATTAATAAAGTCTGGATTAAAAATAGCGCAGagatgaattttttatatggaAATAATGCTCTGAAATCTCATATTTATAGATTATCTGAGAATATACCTATCAACTCAGGAGTGTTTGTCTATAATCAAGCAGATGTCTGCCTTGGATATGGAATTTGTGCGGTAAAACCAGAAAAATATCCAGAAGCCAAGGGATATCAACTGACTGTAATACGTCAAGGGGATAATGGGGAATATTTGAGATCAGAAAAAGATATAGcgtaa
- a CDS encoding ribosomal protein uL15, which produces MKTWFQKYHPDYFGKRGHRIYHRKKNDEWARWISAAKLWSLIPKETRYELIDKQQEGVPVINCRDFGYHVVVGGELSLDRPVVVKARKFTEGAKEQIEKVGGKWIICP; this is translated from the coding sequence ATGAAGACTTGGTTCCAGAAATATCATCCAGATTATTTCGGAAAGAGAGGACACAGAATTTACCACAGAAAGAAGAATGACGAATGGGCAAGATGGATTTCTGCTGCTAAATTGTGGTCTTTAATTCCTAAAGAGACAAGATACGAGTTAATTGATAAGCAACAAGAAGGTGTCCCAGTGATCAATTGTAGAGATTTCGGGTATCATGTAGTTGTAGGTGGAGAACTTTCTCTTGATAGGCCAGTCGTAGTCAAAGCAAGGAAGTTTACAGAAGGTGCTAAAGAGCAAATTGAGAAGGTAGGAGGAAAATGGATAATTTGTccttaa